Below is a window of Cytobacillus firmus DNA.
GTTTTAATCAGGATTTTCTTCTTCAAATTAATTCCTCCTTATTTGTGGTGCCTATGTAATCGGTACACATTAGAATTTAAGCGTCCCGAAATACTGCAGTTTCTATATTAAAGAAAATTCAGAATTTTGAATATCTACAATTTTTCCTATTATTTCTACATAATAAGACAAATAATGCTCCCTCCTATATCACTAGATTACAAGGGATTATATATTTCTTTTGTCCCAAAAAAAACACCTCCCAATGGAAGATGCCTGCAAAAATCTATTTCCTGCTTTTCAGCTTTCTTTTTACTGCCGGAACAACATACTTTTTTACTATAGTTGCACCTTGTTTTACTATAAAAGCTTTAATTATTCTTTTTACAACCATGAACGGATCCCTCATTTCGGTTTGAACATCATTATGATATCCTTTACCTTTTCAGTGTGCCCGCTAAACTTCAAATTAAAAAGCCCTTAAAAAAAAGGGCTTCTTGCCGAATTATAAACGCATATCTTTAAAAGGATTCTTCCATTCCATCAAGGCGCCATAATTAAGGGACTCTTCATCTTCTAAATAATTTTCTGCAACACAAAGAGGTGTCCTGCCGCACCTCAGCAAAAATGTAATGACCGGATCCTTCTTTTTCCCCTCGATCAGTTGCTGGAGATAGTCTTCGGCGGACAATTCATGGGCGCATTTATGATAGCCGGGCATCCGTCCTCCACCTAGCAATCGATCAAGTCCTAAGTTTATGACAGTCTGATACATAGACTGCATCAAAAGTTTGCCAAGACCTAGATTACGGAAACCAGGCCGTACACTTATATCGACAATATATAATGTATTCCCTTGAGGTTTATGATTGCGTATATAGCCGCTGTCAGTTATTTCTTCCCATGTATGCTGTGGGTGTGAAGGATCAAAATCAGCAATCAGCCCGGTTAAGGACCCTGCCAATACTCCATCAGCCTCAATACAGAGTGCACCCTCCGGAAAGAGTTCTACATGATTTGCCAGCTGCTCACGATTCCACCATAAATTTGAAGGAAATGGCGGCGGAAAGCATTCTGCCTGAATGTCTATTAACTGATCGAAATCTTCTTTCGTATAATTTCTGATTACAGCCGGCACCGGCTTATCCCCGTCAAACACAAAAAATTCGCTTCGATATGCCATATGTTATCCTTCGATATTTTCTTTTTCCCAGTCTACATACAAATCTGTTCTGCGATCCCGCCAGGTCGTAACCGAACCGCGCTCACGGACTTCATATAAAAGGCTAAGGTCAAGATCGGCAGTCACAATCATATCGTCATTCAGCTCGCCTTCCACCATAATCCCCTTAGGCGGAAATGGAATATCATTCGGTGTAATGACGGCTGCCTGCCCGAAATTGGCACGCATAAAATCGACAGTAGGCAGGGAGCCAATAGTCCCTGTAACCACAACATACACCTGATTCTCAATCGCTCTTGCATGGCTTGTATAGCGGACACGGTGGAACCCATGACGGTCGTCTGTACAGGAAGGGCAGAAAATAACATCTGCTCCCTGGGCTTTAGCCATACGGACGATTTCCGGAAACTCAATGTCATAGCACGTCAGAATGGCTATTCTGCCTTTATCTGTATCGAATACACGAAGGCCTTCACCAGGTGACATATTCCACTCATGGACTTCAGTAGGCGTGATATGCAGTTTTGCCTGCTCTTCAATCCGCCCATCCGGATAAAATAAATGTGCCACATTATATAGGCGTCCATCTCTGTTAATTACGTGTGTACCGCCGATTATATGCATGTTTGTTTGTTTAGCAAAATTGGAAAATAGGTTTTTATATTGTTCAGTAAAACCAGGCAGCTCATTAATGGTCAGACTTGTTCCCTGCTCGCTTCCTATTGATAAAAGCTGTGTGGTGAAAAATTCAGGAAATAAAACAAACTCAGACCCAAACTCCTGGGCAGTTTTAATATAATGCTCACATTGGCTGGCAAACTCTTCAAATGAACGAATGGTGTGCAGATGATACTGCACCGCGGATACACGAATTTTCAATGTACTCCCCCTCATCAGAAAAATGTATAGATGAGTATCACTCTATCTTTAAAAGATTATCAATGATTT
It encodes the following:
- a CDS encoding GNAT family N-acetyltransferase; translation: MAYRSEFFVFDGDKPVPAVIRNYTKEDFDQLIDIQAECFPPPFPSNLWWNREQLANHVELFPEGALCIEADGVLAGSLTGLIADFDPSHPQHTWEEITDSGYIRNHKPQGNTLYIVDISVRPGFRNLGLGKLLMQSMYQTVINLGLDRLLGGGRMPGYHKCAHELSAEDYLQQLIEGKKKDPVITFLLRCGRTPLCVAENYLEDEESLNYGALMEWKNPFKDMRL
- a CDS encoding carbon-nitrogen hydrolase family protein codes for the protein MKIRVSAVQYHLHTIRSFEEFASQCEHYIKTAQEFGSEFVLFPEFFTTQLLSIGSEQGTSLTINELPGFTEQYKNLFSNFAKQTNMHIIGGTHVINRDGRLYNVAHLFYPDGRIEEQAKLHITPTEVHEWNMSPGEGLRVFDTDKGRIAILTCYDIEFPEIVRMAKAQGADVIFCPSCTDDRHGFHRVRYTSHARAIENQVYVVVTGTIGSLPTVDFMRANFGQAAVITPNDIPFPPKGIMVEGELNDDMIVTADLDLSLLYEVRERGSVTTWRDRRTDLYVDWEKENIEG